TTTTTCAGGGTTTGTATCATCAAAACGTAAATTCACAGGAGATTGATAATCAATTCCTAAACCAAAATTTAGCGCAATAGAACTCGCGTGCCCAATGTGCAAATAACCATTTGGTTCTGGTGGAAAACGAAAGCGAAGTTTAGTATTTGAAAGACCTGATTTTACGTCTTCCTCTATGATTTGTTCAATAAAATTGAGTGATTTCTCTTCTGATGCCATTATTTTATAGTAATTTTAGCAAAGATAAAAAAGTTTATAGTTTATAGTTTATGGTTTATAGTTTTCTTTGGAAACTTACTGAAAACATGAAACGTTAAACTCAAAATCTTTAATTAATTTATTTAGTATTTTTGTCTAAATATTCAGAATTATGAGACAATTAACTGTTACAATCCCAGACGATTTCTACGAGACTTTTATTAGTTTTTTCAAACATGTTCCAGACGTTACTATAGATGAAAATGTTGAGAATGAAATTCCATTATGGCAACAAGAAATGGTTTTGGATCGTATAAAAAATGCTAAACCAGAGGATTTTATTAGTTGGGAAGAATCTAAAAAAAGACTCAATGCTAAATGGAATAAGAAGTAATGTTCAAAATAAATATTCTTTTAAGAGCTGAATTAGAAGTAGATGAAATTGTTGAATATTATGAATCTCTTTCTGATGGTTTAGGAACAAAATTTTTTAATGAATATCAAAAGTATGTAGATACTTTAAATACATTTCCATTTTTTGAAGAAAAGTATAATATAATTAGAACCTTACCTTTGAAAAAATTCCCATACACTATTCATTTTACAGTTGATTAAATTAACAAAATAGTTACAGTATATGCTGTAACATCCAATTATCAAAATCCAAACACTACAAGAATAAAATTATAAAAATGGGAGTCATTAAACTTAAAAACATACGCACTTTTTCGTACCACGGATGTTTAATTGAAGAAGGAAAAATTGGATCTGATTACACAGTAGATCTAAAAATTAAAACCAATTTACAGAAATCAGCCGAAACAGATCATCTTTTAGATACTGTTGACTACGTACATTTGAACAAAATTGTGACAGAAGAAATGGCAATTCGTTCGCATTTATTGGAACATGTAGCCAAAAGAATCAATATTCGAGTGCTGGCAGAGATAGAAACAGTAGAAAAAACAACAGTTTGGGTTTCTAAAATTAATCCGCCTATTGGTGGTGATGTTGAGTCAGTTACTATAAAAATGACGGAAATTAGGAAGTAATGTTTAAAATTAAAACCCTAAAATTTTAAAATAGTTTGTGTGAAACTTTTGAAATTTAAAGATTTTAGTTACTTTTGCCAACCGTTCAAGTAATGGCGTCGTGGCCGAGCGGCTAGGCTGGGCTCTGCAAAAGCTCCTACTCCGGTTCGAATCCGGACGATGCCTCAAAAAGAGATACAGAAATGTGTCTCTTTTTTTTATGTTTAATTTTTAGGATTTCATAAGCAAACCCGACAGGTTTTTAAAACCTGTCGAATTTATATATTTACATTATAAACATAAAAAAACCTCTGAAATTCAGAGGTTTAATTTTATATATTTGAGTTATTAACAATTACTTTTCAATCTTCTCAAAAGCGTTTCTAACCATTTCTTTTTCTTTTGGAAACCATCCTTGAACCATTAAAGCAACTCCAAAAACCATTAAAACAATACTTATTCCTTTTTTAATTTTTAGAATATTAGTTGGTGTCATTTTCGATTTTAACTGCTTAGCTAATACTATTTTAAGACAATCAACCAATAAATAAGTTATGATTACGGCCGTAAAAAATGTAAACATTCTAGAATTTTGCATTTCTAATTTTGGTCCGATAGAAATAATTACTGCAAGCCAGAAACCTAAAACACCAATGTTAATAACGTTAAGTAAAAAGCCTTTTACAAATAAACTTCCATAGTTTCTTTTGATAATATCGCGGTCGATTTCTTCATCATTTATTTTTTCTTCTTTTTTTAATCTCACAAAAGAAATTATACCATAGGCCAGCATTATGATTCCACCAAAAATAAAGAGTGCAGGTTTATCTTTTAAACTGGAAATCAATCTATAACTTCCCAAATAGGCGATTGCTATAAAAAATATATCACCTAAAACTACACCAAAATCAAAAACAATTGCTGCTCTGAATCCTTTAGTAATACTGGTTTCTAATAGTATAAAAAATACCGGACCTACCATAAAACTTAGAAAAAGTCCCCATGGCAGTCCAGCCAGAATATCATTTATCATCAAAATACGACTTGATTATTTTACTTCTTCGATTTTACCTCCAAAAACGGTTTTCTGATTAATCTGCTTTGGTTTTCCATAAATGTAAATAGAGCCTCCTGCGCTTACTTTTGCATCGACAAGGGTAGAAGCATTAACATCGGCTTTTCCGCCCGCAGAAACGCTTACTTTCGTCTGAGAAGTGGCTAATTTACTTCCAAGGAAATAACCACCGGCTCCTAAACTTGCATCAAGGTTATCTGCCTTACCAGTTGCTGTGATTTCTCCGCCCGAAACTGAACTTACTTTAAGTTTATCAACATTCAAATCTACATTAATTTTTCCGCCTTCTTGTGCGCTTACTTTAAATGAAGTTGCTTTTAAAGTTTCTTTACTTACTACTTCTGCTCCTTCATTAACATCAATCAGTTCTAAATGTTTATAGTACAAAGTAACTTCAAGATCATTTCCTGATAACAATTTAGGAAAAGGCATTCTTAATTTTAAAACACCGTTTTTATTAACAGCTTCTAATTCTGTTTCTCTTGTTCCTTTTATAACTACTTTATTTTCAGAAGACTGAACTAATTTTACACTTAATTTATCGTAAACTTTTACGGTATCAAAATCTCCTAATTCTTTGGTAACCTGACCAAAAGACATTTGTACAAATAAAATTGCTGCTCCAATAATTAGCTTTTTCATACTTTTATTTTTTTAATTAATACTTTATTCTGCTCGTCGCAAAAAATGAAAATCTAGTTGTTTCTTCACTAAATCGGCATTTTTTACTTTAACATAAATTTCGTCTCCCAATTGCAAAATACTGTTTGAAGTAGCTCCAACCAAGGCATATTGTTTTTCATCGAAAGTATAATAATCATCTTTTATTTCTCTGATTCTTACCATTCCTTCGCATTTATTAGAAACGATTTCAACATAAATTCCCCATTCGGTAACACCAGAAATAACGCCAAGGAATTCTTCGTCTTGATGATCCTGCATGTATTTAACCTGCATGTATTTGATACTATCACGTTCAGCATTAGTTGCTAAACTTTCCATGTTAGAACAATGCAGACATTTGGTTTCATAAGTTTCTTCGTCTACAGAAGCTCCTCCGTCTAAATAAAATTGTAACAAACGGTGTACCATAACGTCTGGATAACGACGAATTGGCGATGTAAAATGGCTGTAATAATCAAAAGCTAAACCATAATGACCAATATTATCTGTTGAATATTTGGCTTTACTCATACTTCTAATTGCAAGGGTATCAATCAAGTTTTGCTCTTTTTTACCGTTTACTTCTTCCATCAATGCATTTAAAGACTTAGAAATATCGCCTTTGTTACGGAAATCAATTTTATAACCAAATTTAGCAATTACAGTCTGCATTGCAATTAATTTATCTTCATTTGGTTCGTCGTGAATACGATACACAAAGGTTTTCTTTTGTTTTCCAATGTATTCCGCCACTTTTCTGTTAGCCAAAAGCATAAATTCTTCAATCAAATGATTGGCATCTTTTGATATTTTAAAATACACTCCTTCCGGTTCTCCTTCAGCATCGAGATTGAACTTCACTTCTACTTTATCAAAAGAAATAGCACCTTGCTGCATTCTTTTCTTTCTTAAAATCTTCGCTAATTCATCTAGTTTTAAAGTCGCTTCAGTAATTTCATCTGAAACAACATACGATTCTCCAGTAATAGAAACATCAACTGGAATGGTATTATCTTTTGTTTCAATGATATATTGCGCTTCTTCATAAGCAAAACGCTGATCGGAATAAATTACAGTTCTTCCAAACCATTGGTTAATAACTTGAGCTGTTGGAGAAACTTCGAATATTGCAGAGAATGTATATTTCTCCTCATTCGGACGTAATGAACAAGCAAAGTTAGACAATACTTCTGGGAGCATTGGCACTACTCTATCTACCAAATAAACCGAAGTAGCTCTTTGATACGCTTCATCATCCAGAATTGTACCTTCTTCAAGATAATAGGAAACATCGGCAATGTGAATACCTATTTCAAAGTTTCCATTTTCTAATTTTTTGAAAGACAACGCATCATCAAAATCTTTTGCATCTTTTGGATCGATTGTAAACGTAAGCGTATCACGCATATCACGACGTTTTGCAATCTCAGATTCCTGAATTGAAGTATCCAGCTTTTGTGCAAATACCTCTACTTCTACCGGAAACTCTGAAGGCAAACCGTATTCAGCCAAAATAGCGTGAATCTCAGTATTATGTTCACCAGGTTTTCCTAAAACCCGAATTACAGATCCAAACGGACTATCAGCTCTTTTTGGCCAGTCTTCAATCTTAACCAAAACAACATCACCGTTTTCTGCTTCTCCCAATTTATCTTTTGGAATAAAAATATCAGTATACATTTTAGGATTTGCAGTAGAAACAAAAGCAAAGTTGGGCTGCATATCAATTACACCTACAAACTCTGTTTTATCTCTTTCAAGAACTTCAATTACTTCTCCTTCAGGTCTTTTTCCTTTTCTTCTGTTATAAACATAAACCTTTACTTTGTCTTTGTCTAAAGCACGATTCAAATTATTGGTTGGGATAAAAACATCTTCTTCAAATTCGTCACAAATAAAATATGCCGTTTTTCTACTCGTCATATCTATCGTTCCTTCGTAATAATCCTGACTAACCGCTTTAACTAAATATTTTCCAGGTTCTGTTTCAACTATTTTCTTCTGAGCTGCCAGAATCTTTAGATCTTTTATAATCTGGTTTCTGCTTTTTGTATCGTCAAGTTCTAACTTTGCTCCTATCTGTTTGTAATTAAATGGCTTATTGGCATTTTGCGATAAAATCTTAAGGATCTTCCCAGAGAAATCTTTCTCTTTTTTTATCGGCTTTCTAATTTTCTTACTCATATATCTTTTCTTATAAGGTTTAAAATTACAAATAAGAAATCAGATAATACTTTTTAACAAATAGAATTATTAAAAATATAACTTTTCGTACATTTACAAAAACACCTCATATGGAAAGCTTTAAGACGATCGCCGTATTCAATTATCAGCACGAAACAGTGGTTCTCAAACACTTACTAGAGCAAGAAGAAATACCCTATTTTTTTGAAAACGAAATGACCCTTTCAGTCGCTCCCATGTACTCGGCAGCTCTTGGAGGCATCAGACTTAAAGTTCATCCAAACGATTTCGAGCAAGTTCAAGAAATTCTGGACAATCTCAACAATCCACTTAAAATCGTCTGAAACAAAACTTGAAAAACAAATTCAAATCAGAATAAAATTCAAACTCAAAAAGAATTTTTTCAATTTCAACTTTTTTAGTTTTCAACATATATTAAATACAACAAAAAAGATTTTTAAAAATTTAAAAAAATTTGGTTGTTATTATAGCTTGTTAATATGTCGAATAAATTTTTTTCTGAAGTCATTGAAATCTCGTTTTACTTATTTATTCTGAGTTATCAACATAGTTATTTTTAGTTAAATTGCTTATTTATAAGACTTTTTGTATTTTAATTAACAACGGTTGACAACCAAAAGTGAATTGATTTTGTAGATAAGTTAACATGTTGATAGTTGTTGAAAATGGTATTTTTGATATTGATAACTTTTCCAAAAATTCCCGAAACTTTTCTTGCATATTTAATTCCGGTTTTGGATTAAGGTTTTTTTTGACACAACCAAAAAAAAGTTCTAATTTTCTTTTCGAACTTATTAACATTTTCTATTAACTTAAAGTTAATTGAATATCAAGCAATTACAAACTGCTATCAACACCTCAAAATTTTAACAAAAATTATGTTTATTATTTATTGATTATGAGATACTTATAGAGTTATTAAAATTGTTAATAACTGATAAGGTTTTGATAGTAAGTTAGTTGTAAAATGAAGATTTTTACCTCGGATTATGCTAATGTACATGAATTTATATTGGAATGTTTATATAGTATTGAAAAAGAAAAAAATTTGTGAAAATTAGTGTAATTCGTGGCGACCATTTATTAATTGAGTAAATTTGCATAACACAACTTAATAGTATAGAAAAATGAAAATTTCGATAGGAAACGACCACGCAGGCCCAGAATATAAAAAAGCAATTGTTGCTATGCTTGAAGCAAAAGGTTATGAGGTAACGAATTACGGAACGGATACAGATGCTTCTGTAGATTATCCTGATTTTGGACATCCGGTTGCCAATGATGTATCTGAAGGAAAAGCTGATTTTGGTATCGTAATCTGCGGAAGCGGTAATGGAATTGCAATGACTGTTAATAAACACCCGAAAGTGAGAGCTGGCTTATGCTGGACTAAAGAAATAGCTTATTTAACGCGTTTACACAACGATGCTAATATTGTGAGTATTCCGGCACGCTTTACCTCTATTCATCAGGCAGTTGAAATTGTTGAAACCTTCTTAGAAACTGCTTTTGAAGGCGGAAGACACCAAAACAGAGTGAATAAGATTGCTTGTTCCTAAAAAGTCAAAAAAATCGGGTGCTTCGCACCAATAGCATAAAAACACACCGGGCGGATTTTTAAATTCATCCGGTTTTTTATTTTAAGTATTTGAAAATTAATGGTTTAAAAATATAGAATGCAGCTTATTAACAATGTTAATATCTATATATTATGAGTTAATTTCAAATAAATCACCACTGTTTGTACTATAATAATATATAAGAATTTCATAATAAATGTAGTTTTACTTATTTTATGTCTGAAGAAAAACATACCCACTAATAAACCAATTGAACCACCAATAAAAGCGAGAATGAATAATACGCTTTCTGGTATTCTTTGGTTGTGTCTCCTAGCTTGAAATTTATCATAACCCGTAAGGAGAAATGTTAGGCTATTTACAAATAAAAAATAGAGTAATAAAACTTTCATGGGCTGGAAATTAAAAACAAAGATATTATTTTAGCAAAATTATTGATCTATGTACTTTGGTTTTTAACAAGTAAAGTATATCATTTTAAAATTAAGAATTTATTTCATTAAATGTATGACTAATATTCAATTCATTGCCAAATCTGTTCAGGCACCTGCTGTAAGTATTCAAAATACAGTAAAATTATTAGAAGAAGATTGTACAATTCCGTTTATTTCGCGTTACCGAAAAGATGCAACGGGAAATCTTGATGAAACTGTAATTGAGCAGATTGCAAAACTTCAAAAAGATTACGATACGCTTATAAAGCGTAAAGAAGCGGTTCTAAAATCTATCGAAGAGCAAAAAGCACTTACACCTGATTTGAAGAAAAAAATAGAGGACAGCTTTGATTTGCAAGAGATTGAAGATTTCTATCTTCCATACAAAAAGAAGAAAAAAACAAAGGCAGATGTGGCGCGCGAATTTGGTTTAGAACCATTAGCAAAATTGATTATATCGGAAAGTGATGCTGATATCGATTTTATTTCGACGCAGTACATTAATGAAAATGTTATTAACGAAGAAGCCGCTATTCAAGGTGCAAGAGATATTGTGGCAGAATGGATTAACGAAAACATCTATGTTCGTAAACAGCTTCGTAGATTATATCAGCGAAAAGCGACCATTACTACAAAAGTGGTTAAAAAGAAAGCGGAAGAAGAAGGAGCACAGAAATTCAATCAGTATTTTGATTGGGAAGAACCTTTGACAAAAGCGCCAGCACACCGTTTATTGGCAATGCTTCGCGCAGAAAATGAAGGTTTTATAAAAATGAAAATTGATGTTGATATTGATGATGCTTACGATGTTATCGATGAAATTATCATTAAAAAGCAAAATAATACAACAGCTCATTTGCAATTAGCAATTGAAGATAGTTATAAACGTTTGTTGAATCCCGCAATTGGAAACGAGACTTTACAAGAAGCAAAAGCAAAAGCAGATGCTAATTCGATTCAGGTTTTTGCTAACAATTTAGGACAGTTGTTATTGGCTCCGCCATTGGGAGAAAAACGAATTTTGGCAATCGATCCAGGATTTAGAAGCGGTTGTAAAGTAGTTTGTCTGGACGAAAAAGGCGATTTATTATACAACGAAACCATTTATCCGCACGCGCCTCAAAATGAGGAAACAATGGCAATCAAGAAAATCCGTTCGATGGTAAATGCCTATCAGATTGATGCGATTTCTATTGGAAACGGAACAGCTTCTCGTGAAACAGAATTTTTCATCAAAAAAATCGCTTTTGATAAACCAATTCAAGTTTTTGTAGTTTCTGAAGCAGGAGCTTCAGTTTATTCAGCTTCAAAAATTGCAAGAGAAGAATTTCCAAATTACGATGTAACGGTTCGTGGTTCAGTTTCTATTGGGCGACGACTTTCAGATCCTTTGGCCGAATTGGTAAAAATTGACCCAAAAGCAATTGGAGTAGGACAGTACCAACATGATGTTGACCAAACGAAACTTAAAGAAGAATTGGACAGTACCGTAATTCGCTGCGTAAACTCGGTTGGAATCAATATCAACACAGCAAGTAAACATTTGCTGAGTTATGTGAGTGGAATAGGAGAGAAGCTGGCGGAAAACATTGTACAATATCGTTCTGAAAACGGCCCTTTTGAAGATAGAAAACAGCTGAAAAAAGTGCCTCGTTTAGGAGACAAAGCGTATCAGCAGGGCGTAGCATTTATTAGAATTACTAATGCTAAGAATCCGCTGGATAATTCGGCCGTGCATCCAGAAGCTTATCCAGTTGTGGAAAAGATGGCGAAGGATTTGAATATTTCCCTAAATGAGTTAATTGCAAATAAAGAGAAAACAGCGCTTATTAAGCCTGAAAAGTATGTAACACCTGAAATTGGTTTATTGACGCTGAAAGATATCATAAAAGAGCTTGAAAAGCCTGGATTAGATCCAAGAAAGTCGGCTAAGGTTTTTGAATTTGATGCGAATGTAAAATCAATCAAAGATTTGAAAACGGGAATGATATTACCAGGAATTGTGAATAACATTACCAACTTTGGCTGTTTTGTTGACATCGGAATCAAAGAAAGCGGTTTGGTTCATATTTCGCAGTTAAAAGCTGGGTTTGTAAGCGATGTAAATGAGGTGGTAAAATTGCATCAGCATGTTGATGTGAAAGTTACTGAAGTTGATGAGGATAGAAAGAGAATACAGTTGACGATGATACTTTAAAATAAATTCCAAAACTGGAATTATAAAAAAACTCCCAAATTATAAATTATAATTTGGGAGTTTTTATGTTTAAGATTATTTCAAAATCACTTTTTTAGTAACACTTTTAAAATCATCATTGGATATTTTTACGAAATAAACGCCAGAGGCTTGATTGGTCAGATTAATTTCGGTGTTTTCAGAGATTGTTTTTTGTTGATGAATAACACTTCCAGAAGGAGAAATTACTGAAATAGTCGATTGCTGAGGCGCACTAATTGTGATTCGATCAGCGCTCGGATTTGGGAAAAGCGTAACAGTAGATTTTTCAATATCAAAATTTTCATTGGACAAATTAGCAGTTGAAGGCAGATAAAAATTACCAGTTAATAAAAAGGAGTATAAAGTTTTTAGAGTATGATTAAAATAGCTGTTTGGCTCGTTGAGGTTTTTTAAATCGGTGTAAGAAGCATCTAAATGCGATTGATTTTCACCCGCCATTGCAGCACAAGCAAATGCGCCGACAAAAGTAGCGTTGTGCCATTGTCCGCTTACAGTTCCGTTTTGGTTGTAACCATCCTTAATGTTGGTAGTTCCGCCAAGATTAATACGAACAAAATCGGATGATTTTTTAGCATACGTTTTGGCTTCGGCAGTTCCGTACCAAACATAATCCACAGCAATTCGCCAAGGAGTTCTGGCTGCATCGTAAGTGTACAATTTTCCTGCATTGGCATAACCTCCAGCTTGAGAAGAATACGCTCCAGAAGCTTCACACCAATCCGATACTAGTCCGCCAACAGCATTATTTTGTGCCAAATTGTTATTGATAACTGTATAAGCTTTACTAGCTACTTGATTCCAAAAGGCTGTATCGTTTGTAAAAGCTCCGAAGGCACGGTAATAAGCAGGAGAGAAGTAGGATATGTTTGTAATTGAACTTCCGCCGAATTGATCGCCGGGCTTCAAAACATAAGTATTGGCTTCAACTTCATAATTTTTAATAGCAGAAATTAAAGCCGTTGCATCACTTTTGTAATTGATAGTTCCAGTACTTTTCCATTGATAATCGGCAACAATAAGAGCGAAAGCTGCATCTAGTTCGGCATCCGTTGCTCCGTTATAACCAATGGTTGCAGAACATCCGCTGATTTTCCAGTTCATTACTTTATTGCCGTTTACATTGTCTTTGTAATACAACCAGAAACCATCAAACAACGTTTTATCTGCCATATAAGCAGAAAGGAGCATTCCGTAAGCAATACCTTCAGAAACGGTCTCAGAAGAGTTGTCAAATTTCACACGATAACGTCCGTTAGAACAGGGTTCGACAAAATTAGTTTTCCAGGTTTCATAATTGCTTTGAGCATCTTGACTACTTCTGGGGGTAGCCATAAGTCCGTTTCCGTGCACCTTATTGGCAGGAAAAGGCTGTGTTTGCGATTGACTTTCTAAAGCAAGAAGAAAGACGATCACGAAAAATAGGTTTTTCATATCTTAAAAAATTTAGGGTGCCTAAAAGTAAGATTTTTTAGATATAAAAAAAATCCCAAACTACAATTTGTAGTTTGGGATTGTTAATAAGTTCGAATTTCTTATTTAGTTTCTTCCTCTTGTTTTTTAGAAGCAGCAGGTTGATCGTCTTTAGCAGCGT
This portion of the Flavobacterium panacagri genome encodes:
- a CDS encoding type II toxin-antitoxin system RelE/ParE family toxin; translated protein: MFKINILLRAELEVDEIVEYYESLSDGLGTKFFNEYQKYVDTLNTFPFFEEKYNIIRTLPLKKFPYTIHFTVD
- the folB gene encoding dihydroneopterin aldolase — its product is MGVIKLKNIRTFSYHGCLIEEGKIGSDYTVDLKIKTNLQKSAETDHLLDTVDYVHLNKIVTEEMAIRSHLLEHVAKRINIRVLAEIETVEKTTVWVSKINPPIGGDVESVTIKMTEIRK
- a CDS encoding LysE family translocator; the protein is MINDILAGLPWGLFLSFMVGPVFFILLETSITKGFRAAIVFDFGVVLGDIFFIAIAYLGSYRLISSLKDKPALFIFGGIIMLAYGIISFVRLKKEEKINDEEIDRDIIKRNYGSLFVKGFLLNVINIGVLGFWLAVIISIGPKLEMQNSRMFTFFTAVIITYLLVDCLKIVLAKQLKSKMTPTNILKIKKGISIVLMVFGVALMVQGWFPKEKEMVRNAFEKIEK
- a CDS encoding head GIN domain-containing protein; protein product: MKKLIIGAAILFVQMSFGQVTKELGDFDTVKVYDKLSVKLVQSSENKVVIKGTRETELEAVNKNGVLKLRMPFPKLLSGNDLEVTLYYKHLELIDVNEGAEVVSKETLKATSFKVSAQEGGKINVDLNVDKLKVSSVSGGEITATGKADNLDASLGAGGYFLGSKLATSQTKVSVSAGGKADVNASTLVDAKVSAGGSIYIYGKPKQINQKTVFGGKIEEVK
- the rnr gene encoding ribonuclease R — protein: MSKKIRKPIKKEKDFSGKILKILSQNANKPFNYKQIGAKLELDDTKSRNQIIKDLKILAAQKKIVETEPGKYLVKAVSQDYYEGTIDMTSRKTAYFICDEFEEDVFIPTNNLNRALDKDKVKVYVYNRRKGKRPEGEVIEVLERDKTEFVGVIDMQPNFAFVSTANPKMYTDIFIPKDKLGEAENGDVVLVKIEDWPKRADSPFGSVIRVLGKPGEHNTEIHAILAEYGLPSEFPVEVEVFAQKLDTSIQESEIAKRRDMRDTLTFTIDPKDAKDFDDALSFKKLENGNFEIGIHIADVSYYLEEGTILDDEAYQRATSVYLVDRVVPMLPEVLSNFACSLRPNEEKYTFSAIFEVSPTAQVINQWFGRTVIYSDQRFAYEEAQYIIETKDNTIPVDVSITGESYVVSDEITEATLKLDELAKILRKKRMQQGAISFDKVEVKFNLDAEGEPEGVYFKISKDANHLIEEFMLLANRKVAEYIGKQKKTFVYRIHDEPNEDKLIAMQTVIAKFGYKIDFRNKGDISKSLNALMEEVNGKKEQNLIDTLAIRSMSKAKYSTDNIGHYGLAFDYYSHFTSPIRRYPDVMVHRLLQFYLDGGASVDEETYETKCLHCSNMESLATNAERDSIKYMQVKYMQDHQDEEFLGVISGVTEWGIYVEIVSNKCEGMVRIREIKDDYYTFDEKQYALVGATSNSILQLGDEIYVKVKNADLVKKQLDFHFLRRAE
- a CDS encoding putative signal transducing protein — its product is MESFKTIAVFNYQHETVVLKHLLEQEEIPYFFENEMTLSVAPMYSAALGGIRLKVHPNDFEQVQEILDNLNNPLKIV
- the rpiB gene encoding ribose 5-phosphate isomerase B, producing MKISIGNDHAGPEYKKAIVAMLEAKGYEVTNYGTDTDASVDYPDFGHPVANDVSEGKADFGIVICGSGNGIAMTVNKHPKVRAGLCWTKEIAYLTRLHNDANIVSIPARFTSIHQAVEIVETFLETAFEGGRHQNRVNKIACS
- a CDS encoding DUF1294 domain-containing protein → MKVLLLYFLFVNSLTFLLTGYDKFQARRHNQRIPESVLFILAFIGGSIGLLVGMFFFRHKISKTTFIMKFLYIIIVQTVVIYLKLTHNI
- a CDS encoding Tex family protein — its product is MTNIQFIAKSVQAPAVSIQNTVKLLEEDCTIPFISRYRKDATGNLDETVIEQIAKLQKDYDTLIKRKEAVLKSIEEQKALTPDLKKKIEDSFDLQEIEDFYLPYKKKKKTKADVAREFGLEPLAKLIISESDADIDFISTQYINENVINEEAAIQGARDIVAEWINENIYVRKQLRRLYQRKATITTKVVKKKAEEEGAQKFNQYFDWEEPLTKAPAHRLLAMLRAENEGFIKMKIDVDIDDAYDVIDEIIIKKQNNTTAHLQLAIEDSYKRLLNPAIGNETLQEAKAKADANSIQVFANNLGQLLLAPPLGEKRILAIDPGFRSGCKVVCLDEKGDLLYNETIYPHAPQNEETMAIKKIRSMVNAYQIDAISIGNGTASRETEFFIKKIAFDKPIQVFVVSEAGASVYSASKIAREEFPNYDVTVRGSVSIGRRLSDPLAELVKIDPKAIGVGQYQHDVDQTKLKEELDSTVIRCVNSVGININTASKHLLSYVSGIGEKLAENIVQYRSENGPFEDRKQLKKVPRLGDKAYQQGVAFIRITNAKNPLDNSAVHPEAYPVVEKMAKDLNISLNELIANKEKTALIKPEKYVTPEIGLLTLKDIIKELEKPGLDPRKSAKVFEFDANVKSIKDLKTGMILPGIVNNITNFGCFVDIGIKESGLVHISQLKAGFVSDVNEVVKLHQHVDVKVTEVDEDRKRIQLTMIL
- a CDS encoding glycosyl hydrolase family 8, whose product is MKNLFFVIVFLLALESQSQTQPFPANKVHGNGLMATPRSSQDAQSNYETWKTNFVEPCSNGRYRVKFDNSSETVSEGIAYGMLLSAYMADKTLFDGFWLYYKDNVNGNKVMNWKISGCSATIGYNGATDAELDAAFALIVADYQWKSTGTINYKSDATALISAIKNYEVEANTYVLKPGDQFGGSSITNISYFSPAYYRAFGAFTNDTAFWNQVASKAYTVINNNLAQNNAVGGLVSDWCEASGAYSSQAGGYANAGKLYTYDAARTPWRIAVDYVWYGTAEAKTYAKKSSDFVRINLGGTTNIKDGYNQNGTVSGQWHNATFVGAFACAAMAGENQSHLDASYTDLKNLNEPNSYFNHTLKTLYSFLLTGNFYLPSTANLSNENFDIEKSTVTLFPNPSADRITISAPQQSTISVISPSGSVIHQQKTISENTEINLTNQASGVYFVKISNDDFKSVTKKVILK